One genomic segment of Catalinimonas alkaloidigena includes these proteins:
- a CDS encoding sugar O-acetyltransferase: MKTEKEKMLAGELYDPLDPQLVEERMRTRLLIKELNDSREDEVDARNRILKELIPHAGEGLWLQPPFYCDYGSNMIVGERVFFNFNCIVLDVMEVKIGSRTLFGPNAQVYTATHPTNYKERSSGVEFAKPISIGEDVWVGGSAIICPGVSIGDRTIIGAGSVVTKDIPSDVFAAGNPCKVIRELNHK, translated from the coding sequence ATGAAAACCGAAAAGGAAAAGATGCTTGCCGGTGAACTGTATGATCCCCTAGACCCTCAGTTGGTGGAAGAAAGAATGCGGACCCGCTTACTCATCAAAGAGCTCAATGACAGCCGGGAAGATGAGGTGGATGCCCGCAATCGTATACTCAAAGAGCTCATCCCTCATGCTGGCGAAGGTTTATGGCTTCAGCCTCCCTTTTACTGTGATTATGGCAGCAACATGATTGTGGGGGAAAGGGTATTTTTTAACTTCAACTGCATTGTGCTGGATGTGATGGAAGTGAAGATTGGCAGCCGAACACTTTTTGGTCCCAACGCACAGGTATATACGGCTACCCACCCTACCAATTACAAGGAAAGAAGCTCAGGCGTAGAGTTTGCCAAGCCCATCAGCATAGGAGAAGATGTATGGGTGGGTGGCAGCGCGATCATTTGTCCGGGAGTAAGCATAGGAGATCGCACCATTATAGGGGCGGGCAGCGTGGTGACTAAAGATATTCCTTCCGATGTATTTGCCGCCGGCAATCCCTGTAAGGTGATCAGGGAGCTTAATCATAAATGA
- a CDS encoding IS4 family transposase — MEESWGMQEFMGSAVEDKREAKSLSLMADRLLANPELSFSSAVGENFRKSAWRIFSKQEVDVSYGHYRQTSKRCADQDVVLVSQDTTDLNYASHVATEGLGDLGGSHVNPGLCLHTAMALSEQGTALGLVGQKLWPPQSTGRTKQVQFYPLEEKESYRWVEALQWVDQHLAKAKKVIVISDRESDFYEYMTARRSKHVELLFRAHHLNRKVHYEQEKMLLKEVVFPNTTKVEVYLPRTSKRKERNAKLQVSWGKITCPVPTYKKGEDIDLWVVVAQETHTPAGEEPRSEPPLLWYLLTTINIEDQAAALLMIDYYRKRWVIERWHMVLKSGMQIEKLQFDTFTRLSHAIAMLCIVAWQLIWLKHLAAESAQLAAEKIFEPLQIEVLEKHSGRKELSVQQALIIIAALAGFTPTKKQPFPGEKTMWRGWAIFSQLCHGYLLASQINYETG; from the coding sequence ATGGAAGAGAGTTGGGGCATGCAAGAGTTTATGGGAAGTGCAGTAGAAGATAAACGCGAGGCAAAGAGTTTGTCACTGATGGCTGATCGTCTTTTAGCTAACCCTGAGCTTTCCTTTAGTAGTGCAGTAGGAGAGAATTTCCGTAAATCAGCCTGGCGGATATTTTCCAAACAGGAAGTAGACGTCAGCTACGGCCACTATAGGCAAACGAGCAAGCGCTGTGCCGACCAGGATGTGGTTTTGGTGAGTCAGGATACAACAGACTTGAATTATGCCAGTCATGTCGCTACTGAAGGTCTGGGCGACTTAGGCGGCAGTCATGTAAATCCAGGGCTTTGCCTGCATACGGCCATGGCTCTGAGTGAGCAGGGAACGGCTTTGGGCCTGGTAGGACAAAAGCTGTGGCCTCCCCAATCCACAGGACGTACAAAGCAGGTGCAGTTTTATCCTTTAGAAGAAAAAGAGAGTTATCGGTGGGTAGAAGCCCTACAGTGGGTGGATCAGCATTTAGCTAAAGCCAAGAAGGTGATCGTAATCTCCGACAGAGAATCTGATTTTTATGAGTACATGACTGCTCGCCGCTCCAAACATGTAGAATTACTCTTCAGGGCACATCATCTCAACCGAAAGGTGCATTATGAGCAAGAAAAGATGCTTCTTAAAGAAGTGGTTTTTCCCAATACTACTAAAGTAGAAGTTTACCTGCCCAGGACCAGCAAGAGAAAAGAGCGTAATGCTAAGCTGCAGGTAAGCTGGGGTAAGATCACATGCCCTGTCCCTACTTATAAAAAAGGAGAAGATATTGACTTATGGGTGGTAGTAGCTCAAGAAACACATACTCCGGCAGGAGAAGAACCGCGCAGCGAACCGCCTCTGCTATGGTATTTACTCACTACCATCAATATAGAAGATCAAGCTGCTGCTTTGCTGATGATAGATTATTACCGGAAACGATGGGTGATTGAACGCTGGCATATGGTGCTGAAGAGTGGTATGCAGATAGAAAAGCTACAGTTTGATACTTTCACACGACTATCTCATGCCATTGCTATGCTCTGTATTGTAGCCTGGCAATTGATCTGGCTTAAGCATCTGGCAGCAGAAAGTGCCCAATTAGCTGCAGAGAAAATATTTGAACCGCTACAAATAGAAGTCTTAGAAAAGCATAGTGGCAGAAAAGAACTCAGTGTACAGCAGGCATTGATCATCATCGCTGCCCTGGCCGGGTTTACGCCTACTAAAAAGCAGCCCTTCCCTGGAGAAAAAACCATGTGGAGAGGGTGGGCCATCTTCTCTCAACTCTGCCATGGATACCTTCTCGCTTCGCAGATAAATTATGAGACAGGATAA
- a CDS encoding outer membrane beta-barrel protein yields the protein MNDEKQLKFLQQLVEGNTSLFRLPNNKEYAYWVEDKDGNVYALSNVKLESKRDGKKYIRYTNTYKGILKNVFRDQPDLFNEIDKLKYSDIALINLFQKYHELTNQPLKVNFTKRRDVALAWGIIAGLQYSSIKFTGTEELESYLSPTFSNSSNFSFGFFTEAQPVESRHSAYKIAFQYQSAFYSNPTLSLSTNILRVTPAYKYLILPNGKFKPYISLGPAFNFLLSLKDQSIYDELDLKWLQSGSIQYGLEAVAGVSKSINDNYGLFLELRYGMYNGNHLTSSRRFVAGVGYVPIQDSFDSISNSFGILGGFTFY from the coding sequence TTGAATGATGAAAAGCAATTGAAATTTTTGCAGCAATTGGTTGAGGGAAATACTAGCCTTTTCAGACTACCCAATAATAAAGAATATGCCTACTGGGTTGAAGATAAAGATGGCAACGTTTATGCCCTTTCAAATGTGAAACTAGAATCAAAAAGAGATGGGAAAAAATATATTCGTTATACCAACACTTATAAGGGTATCTTAAAAAATGTATTCAGGGATCAGCCTGATTTGTTTAACGAGATTGATAAACTTAAGTATTCGGATATAGCACTCATCAATTTATTTCAAAAATACCATGAGCTTACTAATCAACCCCTTAAAGTTAATTTCACAAAAAGGAGAGATGTTGCTTTAGCATGGGGTATAATAGCTGGTTTGCAGTACTCTTCAATAAAATTCACTGGGACAGAAGAATTAGAAAGTTATCTCTCGCCTACATTCAGTAATAGTAGTAACTTTAGTTTTGGTTTTTTTACTGAGGCTCAACCCGTTGAATCCAGACATTCGGCTTACAAAATAGCATTCCAGTATCAAAGTGCTTTTTACTCAAACCCTACTTTAAGTTTAAGTACCAATATACTAAGAGTTACTCCAGCCTACAAATATCTGATTTTACCTAATGGTAAATTTAAACCTTATATTAGCCTGGGACCTGCTTTTAACTTTCTACTTTCTTTAAAAGACCAGAGTATATATGATGAGCTTGATCTTAAGTGGTTACAATCAGGTAGTATACAATATGGGTTGGAAGCGGTAGCAGGAGTTAGCAAAAGTATCAATGATAATTATGGTCTTTTTCTTGAACTCAGGTATGGAATGTATAATGGAAATCACCTTACTTCTTCAAGAAGGTTTGTAGCAGGAGTAGGATATGTACCCATTCAAGATTCCTTTGACTCTATATCCAACTCCTTTGGAATTTTGGGTGGCTTTACATTTTACTAA
- a CDS encoding S8 family peptidase — MRSLRHYLSFGVMLILFSSGIKAQIPSKIENHLPQPLPSKLQKQTMGPAARTSSLTPKDTKVSQVLWGLHQAHQQVSRGGSWKEYCEQQGFNQTLILVEEKVVIEATAEQDGELLKSTLEKLGLEQASAFGRMVSGLFPISRIDQLEEVSGLRFVRTSYRPQKRIGSVTSQGDVAQTSVLAKNACGINGEGTIVGILSDSYNALGGEAEGIGTGDLPGPGNPNGHTTPVNNLLDLAPGQGIDEGRAMAEIIHDVAPAAGLAFHTAWLGQPSFANGILSLADDAGANVIVDDIGYLDDPFFQDGIIAQAVDMVEEKGVTYFSSAGNSARQSYESEFRPAPEVHTLTEGDGFPIGDYVLHDFNPGPDIDVFQRVIIPYDATITFQWSQPYASICPTSTGAMSDMDIFIFTEAGDFSSALFGSIDGNIGNDPFEFLSVGTDFYVEAYIVIGKWVGTPEFDVEPEGPNPNPERIKYMYFGGELQEEYATYSSTIFGHPNASGAIAVGAVPYYYTPPFGSPEPFPEFFSSVGGTPILLSPCGDPLAPEVREKPEVCGPDGANTSFFYPGSDDEGDGFPNFYGTSASAPHVAGIAALMKQASAALSPSEIEEILQKTAIDMDDPFTPLQDTGFDFGTGYGFVQAFTALSTLTTCTGIASLELYNAEYDYPIKTLSDGAVISYYETQTRKLAIRAVTVPDKVGSVVIMISGGLSSQVIENSEPYASFGNQGYNFHGRKFNFGVFEGEEYTVEATAYSLPNAQGEVLNTLALSFFLLDDPLQSFSLINATTDEEITTLFDFEIIDMSFTGPNLNIRANASDEKAVGSVEFSLVETDINIIPTELVLETVENTPPFALFGNVNNDYRDGSFEEGFYFLTATPYSEKNLQGMVGRSLSLIFAVSEDGMLPEEVSSTQQLSSWMVFPNSLEDRDVGLQVKAKEVGVNDGKVTFKLLNQFGDQVYHEQTQYSSTQGYHQINTQSLNLSPGLYYLRVEIPDKSPEVFRILKN; from the coding sequence ATGAGGTCCCTTAGACACTATCTGAGTTTTGGAGTGATGTTAATTCTTTTCTCATCAGGAATCAAAGCACAAATTCCCTCAAAAATTGAAAATCATTTGCCTCAGCCATTGCCTTCTAAGTTACAAAAACAAACTATGGGACCTGCTGCCAGAACTTCCAGCTTAACCCCTAAAGATACGAAAGTATCTCAGGTATTATGGGGCTTGCATCAGGCACATCAGCAAGTTTCCCGGGGAGGTTCCTGGAAAGAGTATTGCGAACAACAGGGCTTTAACCAAACGCTGATTCTGGTAGAAGAAAAGGTGGTAATTGAAGCTACTGCGGAACAAGATGGAGAACTTTTGAAATCCACATTAGAAAAGTTGGGGCTGGAACAGGCATCTGCTTTTGGCCGAATGGTATCCGGACTGTTCCCTATTTCCAGAATAGATCAGCTGGAAGAGGTTAGTGGACTTCGGTTTGTTCGTACAAGTTATCGCCCACAAAAGAGAATAGGTTCTGTTACATCTCAAGGAGATGTGGCACAAACTTCTGTCCTGGCAAAGAATGCCTGCGGTATCAACGGGGAGGGTACAATCGTAGGAATATTATCTGATAGTTATAATGCTTTAGGAGGCGAAGCCGAGGGTATTGGCACTGGCGATTTGCCTGGTCCTGGAAACCCGAATGGACATACCACCCCTGTAAATAATCTTCTGGATCTTGCTCCGGGTCAGGGCATAGATGAAGGCCGTGCTATGGCTGAGATAATACATGATGTAGCTCCTGCTGCAGGATTAGCTTTTCATACCGCATGGCTGGGGCAGCCCAGCTTTGCCAATGGAATTCTGAGCCTCGCTGATGATGCCGGAGCCAATGTCATTGTGGATGATATTGGTTACTTAGACGATCCCTTTTTTCAGGATGGGATCATCGCCCAGGCAGTGGACATGGTAGAAGAAAAAGGAGTTACCTATTTTTCTTCAGCGGGGAATAGTGCGCGACAGTCTTATGAGAGTGAATTTCGTCCGGCGCCTGAAGTTCATACACTGACCGAAGGTGATGGATTTCCTATAGGAGACTATGTATTGCATGACTTTAATCCTGGTCCTGATATAGATGTGTTTCAACGGGTAATCATACCGTATGATGCTACTATCACTTTCCAGTGGTCGCAGCCTTATGCCTCTATTTGTCCTACAAGTACGGGGGCGATGAGCGATATGGATATCTTTATTTTTACCGAGGCGGGAGATTTCAGTAGCGCTCTTTTTGGAAGCATTGATGGTAATATTGGTAATGATCCCTTTGAATTTCTCAGTGTGGGAACGGATTTTTATGTGGAGGCCTATATTGTAATCGGCAAATGGGTAGGGACTCCTGAGTTTGATGTAGAACCTGAAGGTCCTAACCCTAATCCTGAGCGGATAAAATACATGTATTTCGGAGGTGAACTACAGGAGGAATATGCGACTTACAGCAGTACAATATTTGGGCACCCCAATGCTTCCGGGGCTATAGCAGTAGGTGCGGTACCCTATTATTACACTCCCCCCTTCGGATCACCGGAACCATTTCCAGAGTTCTTTTCTTCAGTAGGCGGAACGCCCATCTTACTTAGCCCCTGTGGAGATCCTCTTGCGCCTGAAGTACGTGAAAAGCCTGAAGTTTGTGGACCTGACGGTGCCAATACCAGCTTTTTCTATCCCGGAAGTGATGATGAAGGTGATGGCTTTCCGAATTTCTATGGCACATCCGCTTCTGCGCCTCATGTAGCCGGGATCGCAGCTCTGATGAAACAAGCCTCGGCAGCCCTTTCTCCTTCAGAAATTGAGGAAATTCTACAAAAGACTGCGATAGATATGGATGATCCCTTCACCCCCCTGCAAGATACAGGTTTTGACTTTGGTACCGGCTATGGATTTGTTCAGGCTTTTACAGCCTTGTCAACGCTGACTACTTGTACAGGCATTGCAAGTCTGGAGTTATACAATGCAGAATATGACTACCCGATCAAGACATTAAGCGATGGCGCGGTTATTTCTTATTATGAGACTCAGACCAGAAAGCTGGCGATCAGGGCAGTCACCGTGCCCGACAAAGTGGGAAGCGTCGTGATAATGATTAGCGGAGGCTTAAGTTCGCAAGTGATAGAAAATAGTGAACCTTATGCATCTTTTGGAAATCAGGGCTACAACTTTCACGGACGTAAATTTAACTTTGGCGTTTTTGAGGGAGAGGAGTATACTGTAGAAGCCACCGCTTACTCTCTACCCAATGCACAGGGAGAAGTATTAAATACGCTAGCTCTCTCGTTTTTTCTACTGGACGATCCACTACAATCATTTAGCCTGATTAATGCCACCACTGATGAAGAGATCACCACGCTATTTGATTTTGAAATTATTGACATGAGTTTTACTGGCCCTAATCTGAATATACGTGCCAATGCCAGTGATGAAAAGGCAGTTGGAAGTGTGGAGTTTAGCCTGGTAGAAACTGATATCAATATTATTCCTACAGAATTGGTACTAGAAACCGTTGAAAACACACCTCCCTTTGCTCTTTTCGGCAATGTGAATAATGATTATCGAGATGGGTCATTTGAGGAAGGCTTTTATTTCTTGACGGCTACGCCCTACAGTGAAAAAAATCTACAGGGAATGGTGGGTAGATCATTATCACTGATCTTTGCTGTGAGTGAGGATGGCATGCTACCTGAAGAGGTGTCTTCCACTCAGCAGCTTAGCTCCTGGATGGTGTTTCCTAACTCATTAGAGGATCGCGATGTGGGACTTCAGGTTAAGGCAAAAGAAGTTGGAGTTAATGATGGAAAGGTTACTTTTAAGCTGCTCAATCAATTTGGTGATCAGGTATACCATGAACAAACCCAATACTCCAGCACCCAAGGTTACCATCAGATCAATACGCAAAGCCTGAATTTGTCACCTGGCTTATACTATCTGCGTGTAGAAATTCCGGATAAGTCACCGGAGGTCTTTCGGATATTAAAAAATTGA